The Paenibacillus sp. FSL H7-0357 nucleotide sequence CCGTCGGCGATCATTGGCGCACGGATATATTTTGTAGCTTTTAAATGGGAGGACTATAAGGATAACTTTATAGATGTCTTCAAAATATGGAACGGCGGAATTGCCATCTATGGAGCCTTGATCGGAGCCATTATTTGCGCCATTATCTATTTCCGCTATAAAGGGTACCCATTCTGGCGTGTTGTGGATATTTGCGCGCCTGGACTACTGGCCGGACAAATGATTGGCCGATGGGGAAACTTTATCAATCAGGAGGCTTATGGTGGGGTTGTAGAGGAGTCGTTCCTGCGTGATAAGCTGCATTTGCCTGACTTTATCGTCAATCAAATGTACATAGAAAATGCGTTCCATCATCCAACCTTCCTGTACGAATCTCTGTGGAGCCTGCTGGGTATTCTACTCCTTATGGTGCTGCGCCGCCAGAGGTTTGTCCGTGCGGGTGAAATCTTCTTATCCTACTTTATCTGGTATTCAATCGGCCGCTTCTTCATTGAAGCCTTGCGTACCGACAGCTTGGGCTTTAACGGCAGCAGCGGTGTAGCTTCATTCGTCAACGGCCTGTGGAGCCCGATGAAATGGCTGGGCTTTGAACAAGGGTACTTTGATCCTGCCTATGGAAATATCCGTATCTCGCAGCTGCTCGCTTTGCTGATTATCGTAGCTGCCGTAGTACTTATTATTGTGCGCCGGGTAACCGGTCAATCTAAGGCTCATTATTCCGATCCTATTGTCAGCACCAAGCCGGTCGCTGCAGATTCTGTGGTCCCGGAGAATGCAGTCAACACACCGCAAAAAGCCCCGCAGGCGGCACCGCCTGACAAGGTCAAGTCTGAGGATGCGGAACCGAAGGAGTAGTAACCCGATGATAGAATGCGTTCTTTTTGATCTGGACGGAACGATTGTGAATACCAATGAACTGATTATTGGCTCTTTCATGCATGCGCTGAAGGAGAACAATCTTCCGTCTTTGACCCGGGAGCAGATTATCCCCCATATGGGAACAACACTTCATCAGCAGCTGAGCGCGTTCTCCGGCCTTGAGGATACCAGTGTATTGGAGAAGTCCTACCGTTCTTACAACTACGCGCATCACGACGAGCTGATTGGTTCTTTTCCGCGTGTGAATGAAACGATGGAAGAGCTGTCGCGGCGCGGGATTAGAATGGGAATTGTAACGACGAAGATTCGTCCGACTACGCTCAAGGCACTGGAAATGTTCGATCTGCTGAAGTATATGGAAACTATAGTAACGGTTACTGATGTGACACAGCCTAAACCGCATCCGGAGCCGGTGCTGACAGCTATCCGCAACTTAGAGGTTGACCCGCAGCATACCTTAATGGTAGGCGACAGCATTGTAGATATCCAATCGGCCAAAGCGGCAGGTGTGCCTGTAGCAGCTGTAGCCTGGTCACTTAAAGGGGAAGAGACGCTGCGTAAATATGAGCCGGATTATATTATCCACGACATGACGGATTTATATGAGATAGTCCGGCAAGGGACGAAGGAATCGTGAGAAACCTAACCCGCTATCCGGTGGAGGGGCATAATTCACTCTGGTACATTTACCGTACAGTTAGCCCATGGAAGGGCGTCCGTAATTTTATATTTATCCAAATTGCCCGGTATTGCCCCATTCTTCCGCTCAAGAACTGGATTTATCGCCGGATCCTTGGCATGAAGGTGGGTAAACATACGGCATTTGGACTGATGGCAATGGTGGATGTATTTTTTCCGGAGAAAATTACAGTCGGCGAAAACTCCATCATCGGCTATAACACCACCATTTTGGCTCATGAGTACCTGATTAAAGAGTATCGGCTCGGTGAAGTCATTATTGGTGAAAATGTTCTAATTGGCGCTAATACAACCATTCTCCCCGGTGTAACGATCGGAGATGGCGCGGTTGTGGCGGCCGGTTCGGTTGTGCACAAGCATGTGGCGGCCGGGTCGTTTGTCGGAGGCAATCCGCTGCGGGAGCTGCGCCCGGGGGACTCGTCAGACCGGTTAGACCGTACAGAAGACCTATAGTTAGAAACAAACCGCTTACGTATTTTACTTGTCCAGGATGCATTATGATGTCTTTTGGGTATAGTTACGTAAGGCGGTTTTTTTCGTTATAGAGGAGCAGCGACAGATAAGTTACAGGCATCGTATCTCTTTGCATAGTCAATCTGAAGGAGATGAGAGATTTAAAGTGAATTCCATCAAAAAGGAAAGGCTGCCCCAGTTGGATATTTTCCGGGCTTTGGCCATACTTGGTGTACTGCATGTACATGCCACATCGTTCGCAGCAGGAGAGCAGGCACTTCAATCGCCTTATTATGTTTGGATCAACGGGGTCAATATTTTTTTTAGATTCGGGACTCCCTGTTTTATTTTTCTTAGCAGTTTTGTACTGTTCTATAATTACTACGGCCGTCCGGTTACCCGCGGGCTGATGCTTAACTTTTACCGCCGGAGACTAACGTATATCCTTTTGCCTTATCTGCTGGCCTCCATCGGATATCATCTAATGGTTCTCTACATAAACGGTCAATTGCTTGATGATCCGTTAACGAATCTATCCTCCTTTATGTACGCCCTCATTACAGGCTCTGCCTATACTCATTTGTACTTCGTATTTATCAGCATTCAGTTCTATTTGGTCTTTCCGCTGATCCTGCAACTGATGCAGAAATCAAAAAAAATGGTCACCTGGGCTATACTGATCGGTCTCATCATTCAGTGGGCTTTTGTATTCCTGAATAAATATCAGCTGCAACTTGTGGATAAGGCCAGCTATGCTCCAACGTATATGGCTTATTACATGATGGGGGCTTATCTTGCGATTCATTTTGACAAAATCAAGCCTTGGCTGGAACGCCCCTTCAAAGAGTGGTCCAACACACAAACAGGAGAGACAATTGTGCTCTGGGGCAGTTGGCTCGCTGCGGCCTTCATTCAGATTCATCTATGGTATCAAGGCCGGCATTTTGGCCATTGGGTCAACTCGCTGTGGTACGAGCTGCTCTGGAATGTTCACTCCATGCTTTCGGCGCTTGTACTGCTTCATGCCACCTTCCTGATATACCGCACAGCTTCCCGCGGGGTTAATGCCTTTATGACGAGGCTAGGAGAAATCTCCTTTGCTGTGTATCTGCTCCATCCGCTCATTCTGGTGCTGTACCGCCGGTTCCGGTATAACATTCCATTGGATTCCTTGGCCTATGTATTATTCGTTCATGGAGGGCTTATAGTGGCTCTGGGGGTAAGCTGGATGGTCGTTCAGATCTCGTTCCGCCGAACCCGTTGGTCCTGGATCGCATTCGGAAGTGTTCCCCGCTCGCTTGCACCTCAACCTAAGCGGGAGCCGGATGCAGTGCTCACTTTGGATAATAGCCACGGAAAGGCTTAGCGAGTTTTTAAACAGCAAAAAGCCATCGGCATGAAGAATGCCAATGGCTTGATGTTCCCGGTTATGAGGCACTAAGATCGAACAGTTACGGATGTATACTTTATTCCCCAAAGGTGATATCAACTTCAAGCAGCTTGTCTTTCTCCTGCCCCAAAGTGACTGAACCTCCGAACAAGGCTGGAATGGACTCCAGTGGAGCGGCCATGATCCCGATCTTGTTCTCAACGGGGGCAGCCAGCTTGACGGTTTGTCCATCGAGCAGGGCTTCGTCCGAACCTACAGTCAGTTCCGCAACGCTGTCTCCCTTGGCGAGAGTAATCAATTTCTTATCGATATCATAATCGAAGGCAATCCCCAGCATCTGCGCATAGAGCTTGAGAGGAGCCATAATGACGTCTCCTGTCGTTGGCGGAAGGAAACCGAAGCTCTGCGGCTCACCGTTCAGAGAGAGATCTATGGAATAGACTGTGCCCTCCTCTGTATTGACGATTACATTCTCGGCCTGCCGCTTCAGCAGTTGGATCCCCTGTTCCAGGTTATCTGCTGTGACCAGATGGGTCCCTTTAGAGATTCCATCCACAATTATAGAATTAACAGCGCCGGAGTGATGGGACAGATCCTTGTAAAGATCAAGGTTATAGGTGATGTCGCTGTCTGTCTGGAATTCATAAATACTAACATTGGAATAAGAATTAAGCTTATCGAACATATAACGTTTCATTTCCAGCTGGTTGCCGTAGCGTTCCGGGTTGGTCTTATACCAGACCTGCTGCCGCAGAATCGAATATGGCGGATAGTAGAAATAAAACTTCGTTTCCGGATGAGCTTTGACTATGCTGACCACATTCTCATCAAAGGTTTGCTTAACAGAATCCAGCGGATCCTCATTATTTCCATACGCGACCTCCTTGTTCCGTGCTGACTGCCAGTTCTTAATAACTAAGTCGCGTCCATAGGTAACTGACTTGTCCCAGTTGTACAGTAGTTCAAGCGATGACAGCTTCAGGTTGGCTCGTCCTTCTGACTTACTCAAAGCTGTAAGCGCCGACTTAATATTAGTTTCATTGAAGACATATTTGTAATCGTTAAGCGGATTGCTATCGTACAGATATGCGGGGAATTCTTCATTCCCGGTTGCATTGTTAGTGCGGAAGGCGAAATAATCGATTCCCCATAATACTTGTCTGACCTGGCCTGTTTTGAAGGCTACTTTTGCAGTCTGATACTGCTCTCCGATGGTTGAGCCTTCAATAGACAATTTAAGAACGTCGCCCTTCAACTTCTCGCCTACATCAGAGGGGAGAAAATTCTCCGTCATGGAGCTGCCGAGAACGATGGTATCATATTTGTAGTTACGGGCAAGACCGGGATTCTGGTATCGTTCCTGCCAGGACAGTTTAGGAGTATAGAAGCTGGCCTTGCGGTAGAACTGCAAGGGATCGACAATATAACTAAAGGTACCAATCAGAACAGCGAACGCGATAACCATAGTTATAAATTGAAATATAAATTTTTTGTATTTCGTTTTTTTATGCCTCAATTCAATAAATCTCCTTTATCAGTTGAAATGGCCGGGATCAGAAGCTGAAATAGAGAAACTCGCTGATTTTGTTGAAATAGACGACAGCAATACAGAACAAAGCGGCGGCAAAAACGGCGGTTTTCCAGCCCGGCTTGAATCCTTCCAGCATCTGCATGGAGTTGCGGCATAGCACAGCCACAATCATGAAGACAGCCAGTCCCAATACAATCGTCTTGTCCAATGAAGCGATGCCGATTCCGTTAAGGCCGACCATTCCTTTCAACACCTTGATGGCATTGTCCCAACTGGTTGCCCGGAAGAAAACCCAGGTCAGATTAATAAATTGGAAAGTGATAAACCAAGCTACCCATTTCGGCAGTTTGATGTTGGCTTTTTGCCAAATCCGGTGGATAAACTGGGCAAATCCATGCATGAATCCCCAGAAGACAAAGGTCCAGCCCGCCCCGTGCCAGAGACCGCCGATGAGCATGGTCAGCATGGAGTTGATATGGGTGCGGGTAGTTCCTTTACGGCTGCCGCCCAGAGGGAAATAGATATACTCCCGCAGGAAGCGGCTTAAGGTCATATGCCAGCGGCGCCAAAAATCCTGAATGTTCAAGGATTTGTATGGTGAATTAAAGTTGATGGGCAAAATGATATTAAACAGCAGGGCAACACCAATCGCCATGTCCGAATACCCGCTGAAATCATAATAGAGCTGAAGGGTGTAGGAAAGTGAGGTTGTCCAGGCTTGAATAAAATTCAACTGGGACAACACATCAAATCCATTGCTGGCTACGGGTGCAAATGAATCGGCGATAACCACTTTCTTGAATAACCCAATGCTCAGCAGAAAAAGGCCTTTGGCCACGTTGCTGTAATCAAACCGTTTGCCCCGTAAACGGTCGAACTGCGGCATCATCTCCTTATGATGGAGAATCGGGCCTGCAATCAGATGCGGATAAAAGGTTACAAACAATACATAGCTGATCACATTATATTCTTTTGCCTTACCGCGATAAGCGTCGACCAGGTAAGCGATCTGTGTAAAGGTGAAAAAGCTGATTCCGAGCGGAAGCACGATCTTGAGCAATGGAACATCTGTATCGAACAGAGCGTTGACATTGCCGATAAAGAAATCGGCATATTTATAATAGATAAGCAGCAGCAGATTCATGATGATGGCGAAAGCCAAAGCTAGTTTGCGCTTTCGTTCCGTGGCATTCTGCATATGGGAGATGGTTCTGCCCATAAAATAGTTGAAGGCGATGGAACCGAGCAGCAGTGGAAGGTAGCGCACATCCCACCAGCAGTAGAAGAACAGGGAACTAAGCGCTAGCCAGAGCTTGCTGGCGTAGATCAAACGAAAGCGATTTAATAGAAAATAAACTATCACAGTAACCGGCATGAAAATAAATATAAATTCGTAAGAGTTAAACAGCACTTCTTCAAACACCTCTTCATAATTTTCGACTTCAAATAGCTGGTCTATGGCCCTAAGTTTCAATATACTAAAAAAACGTCTAACGGGTAAGTCCTTACACGGCAAATAATAAGAAATAATCCTGAAAATTGACAAAAAACGATGTGCGGCAAACATTCCATATTTTAGTTTTTTTGTCAAGTGCCATGCAGCGAGCCGATATCAGGAAGATGTATTCAAAGATATGGGATTGCCGAATATATAACATCTTGCCGGTATCATCAGCCAGTACTCCTTTATTCGCCCGACTGTTCACGCTGAAACCCGGCGATGGCCTCATATTGACTTTCCAGACTCCGGAAGACGGAAATATAGATAGGCAGCAGCTGCTTGTACACTGTGGCATGCTCCTGGATCGGCTGATGCTGATGAGTGGAGCCGATCATTCCGAATACATGATCAAGGGAGTCGATGCGCCGGATAGCATAAAGACCAAGCACAACTGCGCCAAGGCAGGAACTCTCGAAGCTCTCCGGAACGACAACCTCCTGATCGAAAATATCGGCCATCATCTGCCGCCACAGGGCAGAGCGGGCGAAACCGCCGGTGGCGAGAATCTTGCTCGGGCGGCCAATGCGCTCCTCCATGGCCAGCAGCACGGTGTACATATTGAAAATGACCCCTTCCAGCACTGAACGGATCATATGCTCCTTGTGGTGATTCATCGTCAGGCCAAAGAAGGAGCCCCTGGCATCCGGATTCCATAGCGGTGCGCGTTCTCCAGTCAGGTAGGGATGAAAGAGCAATCCGCCGCTGCCGGGAGGCACCTGCTCGGCAATGCGTGTCAGCACTTCATAGGGATCAATGCCGAGGCGTTTGGCAGTCTCCACCTCGGAGGCGGCAAATTCATCACGTACCCAGCGGAACAGCATGCCGCCGTTATTCACCGGACCGCCGATGACCCAGTGTTTCTCTGTCAGGGCATAGCAGAAGATTCGCCCTTTGGGATCGGTAAGCGGACGGTCCACTACGGTGCGGATCGCTCCGCTGGTTCCGATCGTGGCAGCGATAACGCCAGGCTGTATGGCACCAACCCCAAGATTGGAGAGGACCCCGTCGCTGGCGCCGACAATAAATGGAGTAGAGGAGAGCAGGCCCAGTTCTGCTGCCAGCCCCGGGAGTAGTCCCTGCATAATATGGGTGGTAGGGACAGGGCTCGACAGGCGCTCCCTGGTAATGCCGGCAATGCTCAGCGCCTCTTCATCCCAGTCCAGCTTCTCCAGGTTGAACATGCCTGTAGAGGAAGCGATGGAATGGTCGATCACATATTCTCCGAATAGTTTGGCGAAGATGTATTCTTTAATGGAAATGAATTTATAAGCCTGGCGAAAAAGCTCCGGCTGCTCTTCGCCAAGCCACATCAGCTTGGTGATCGGGGACATCGGATGAATAGGGGTTCCTGTACGCAAATATAATTCATGCCCCCCGAGCTCGTTCTTAAGACGGGCAGCACAAGCAGCGCTGCGGTTATCCGCCCATGTGATGCAGGCGGTAAGGGGCTTGCCCGTATTGTCTACGGCAATGACACTATGCATGGCTGAACTGAAAGAGACAAACAGCACCGCTTCAGCGGGGACAGCACTGTCCCGCATCACCGCCGCAATGGTTTGGGTTACTGCATTCATAATTTGTTCCGGATCCTGCTCAGCCACAGATGGGGAGGGCTGGTGCAGCGGGTAACCCTGATTGGACTGTGCCGCGATTCGGCCATTTTCTTCGAAGAGGACTGCCTTAGTGCTGGTGGTTCCAATATCAACGCCGATCATATAGGATGTATTCAACGGATAGTCCTTCTTTCTATTGGAAAATAGATACTTGGAGCACTGGAAGCAGGGAATAAAGTACAATTATATAAGGTTATTATATTATCCGGTAAACGCTGAGGCAAAATTCAGGTAAACCTCAGGCTGGTGGTTAAGATATTATGTCTATGGTGTAAGGTTTTATTGACGCAAAAGGATGGATCATGATACGATGTTGCAAATGCTTTACTTTGCTACCACTTTACCATAGTAAAGTGAACGATATATAACTTGCATGATATCTGATGAGGTGACTAATGAAGATGTCCAAACCTAAGGGATTCGAGAAGCCGGCTGGTGTGCGCGACTATCTCCCGCGTGCAGTAACGAAGTTGCGCAAGATTGAGAACGACGTGCTCCACTGCATGAGCCGCTGGGGATACCAGCAGATGATTACACCCACACTTGAATATTACGATACGGTCGGCGTGGCTAGTTCCACATCAGACCAGAAGCTTTATAAATTGCTTAACAACCGTGGTCAGGCCCTGGTGCTGCGGTCCGAAATGACTGCGCCGGTTGCGCGCGTGGTTTCATCGTTACTGAAGGATGAGCCACTTCCGCTCCGCCTTTCTTATCATGCCAATGTGTTCCGGGCAATCGAAGAGGAAGCCGGCCGGGAAGCGGAGTTTTTCCAGACCGGTGTGGAGCTTGTAGGCGATGATTCGCCTGAGGCGGATGCCGAGGTCGTGGCGCTGGCCATTTCGTCGCTGCAGGCAGCGGGCGTCAAGTCTTTCAAAATCGCGATGGGACATGTCGGATTCCTGGACGGACTCTTCCAAGAGGCGGTCGCCGGACTGCCGGAAGCCCAGGAGGAGCTGAAAAGCCATCTGCTGAACCGCGATTATGTCGCTTTCCGGGAAACCCTCCGGCGGCTGGACCTGACGGAGGCCCAGAAGCGGGAGCTGGACGGGCTGCTGCGGCTGCGCGGCGGCAAAGAAATCTGCGGGCAGGCACTGGAGCTCAGCAGCCATCCGCTGGCCCGGACCTCTATTGAGCATCTGTGCAAGGTGTGGGAGGTGCTTGTCTCTTATGGGGTTTCACAGCATGTGCTGATTGATCTGACGATGATCGGAGATTTCTCTTATTATACAGGGATGACCTTTGAGGGATATGCCTCCGAGCTGGGGTTCCCGGTATGCAGCGGCGGTCGGTATGATAATCTGCTTCAGCAGTTTGGGCGCCCGATTCCTTCGACCGGGTTCTCACTCAAAACGAACCGGATTCTGGACGGAGTATCCGGCATGCCGGAAGAGGCGGAGCTGCCGGTATTGATCCAGTACGATGCGCTGCGGCGGACCGAAGGGCTGGAAGAAGCCGCGCGGCTGCGCGCACAAGGCCGGATTGTTGTAACCAAGCTGGCAGCGGGGCCGGAAGAGCTGAAGACGGTGAAGCGGCTTGACACAGAGACGGTGGAAGCCGACGGCGAGCAGTATGGTGAAATCTATACATTTGTGTCTTTTGTCAGCGAACACGGCTAAGCGGAGAGCCTGCGGCTAGTGATCGGTATAGTGAGAGAACAGAAATGAACAATTTGCAGAGGGAAATGGAAACGGAGGCTAATGATGATGGCGCAGATACTGAAGGTAGCTATGCCGAAAGGCCGAATATACAATAAAGCGGCAGAGTTGTTCCGCCAAGCGGGGCTGCCGATTCCGCCGGATGGCGAAGAGTCGCGCAAGCTGGTGATCTCACTGCCTGAGGCGGGCATGGAGTTTATTCTGGCCAAGCCGGTTGATGTGCCTACCTATGTTGAATATGGTGTGGCGGATATTGGCATCGTGGGCAAGGATGTGCTGCTGGAGGAAGAACGCGACGTGTACGAGCTGCTTGATCTGGGCATCGCACGTTGCCGGATGTCCATTATCGGGCTGCCGAACTGGCAGCCAGGGATTCAGCAGCGGGTAGCGACGAAATACCCGAATGTAGCTTCGCGGTATTTCCGTGAGCAGGGCCAGCAGGTGGAGGTCGTTAAGCTGAACGGCTCGATTGAGCTTGCTCCGCTGATTGGCCTTGCCGACCGTATTGTCGATATGGTGGAGACCGGGCAAACCCTTAAGGATAACGGACTGGTGGAAATGAAGAGCATCTTCGAAATTACAAGCCGGCTGGTTGCGAACCGTGTAAGCTACCGGATGAAGAATGAGCAGATCCAGCAGCTGTGCGACCGTCTGCAGGCAGTTATCGCAGAACCGGGGCTTCAGTTAAAATAAAATGAGTATGGATGTTCAAAGGGGGAACGAGCGGTGAAGGTCCAATCGAGCAGGGAATTTAATCTGCAGCGTGAAGTGGAATACGGAACGCCGGAGCAGAACAAGGCCGTGAAGCAAATCGTAGCCGACATCAAACAGGAGGGCGACGCTGCGCTGCTCCGCTATACGGAGCGGTTTGACGGGGCAGCGCTGACACCGGCGCAGCTGCGGGTAACCGCAGCAGAGCTCCAGGCGGCTTATAGCCGGGTTGAGGAATCGTTCGTAACCGCGATTCGTGCGGCTGCGGTCAATATCCGGGCGTTTCACGCCCGTCAGAAACGCAGTTCATGGATGGATCTGCAGCCGGACGGTACGATCCTCGGCCAGATCATCCGCCCGCTGAAGCGGGTGGGCGTATATGTTCCCGGCGGCAAGGCGGCGTATCCGTCCTCGGTGCTGATGAACGTGATTCCGGCCCAGATTGCCGGAGTGCCGGAGATCGTGATGGTCACACCGCCGTCGACCGGCGGCAAGGACGGCATCGATCCTTACATCCTCGTTGCTGCGGCAGAAGCCGGTGTGAGCGAGGTCTACCGCGTGGGCGGCGCGCAGGCGATCGCCGCGCTCGCCTTCGGCACGGAATCCATCGCGCCGGTCGATAAAATCTGCGGCCCCGGCAACATCTACGTTGCCTTGGCCAAGCGCGAGGTCTACGGCGCGGTCGATATCGACAGCATCGCCGGGCCCAGCGAAATCGTCGTGCTCGCCGACGAAACCGCAGAGCCGGCTTACATTGCGGCTGATCTGCTCTCACAGGCAGAGCATGACGAGATGGCCTCGGCCATCCTTGTGACGCCGTCGCAGAGCCTCGGAGAGGCCGTAGCGGCCGAGGTGGAGCGGCAGCTTCAGGAGCTGCCGCGCGAGGCCATCGCCCGCGCCTCGGTGGAGAACTACGGCGCAATCATCGTCGTAGACTCGATAAAGGAAGGCATCTCCGTAGTGAACCGGCTGGCGCCGGAGCATCTGGAGATTGTCGTCGAATATCCCATGGGCCTGCTCGGCAGCATCGAGAATGCCGGAGCGATTTTCCTGGGACCGTACAGCTCGGAACCGGTCGGCGATTATTTCGCCGGACCGAATCATATTATACCGACCAATGGCACTGCGCGGTTCTCTTCGCCGGTTGATGTGGATGATTTCATCAAGAAATCAAGCCTGATTTATTACAGCAAGGAAGCGCTGCTGCGTGATGGAGCAACCATCATCGAGTTGGCCAGACGCGAAGGGCTGGAAGGTCATGCACGGGCGATAGAGATCAGGCTGGAGAATGAAGCGAAGGGCGGAGAAGAAAATGGAGAATAACAATAACGAACAGGCTGTACGCAAAGCAGGCCTTAGCCGTAAAACAAACGAAACGGATATCACGCTGTCCCTGGCTGTGGATGGAAGCGGCATTGCCGAGCTGGAGACCGATGTGCCTTTTCTGAACCATATGCTCGATTTATTCGCGAAGCATGGCCAATTTGACCTTTCTCTGGAGGGCCGGGGGGATATTGATATTGACGACCACCACACGGTGGAGGATATCGGCATCTGTCTGGGACAGGCGCTCCGCGAGGCACTGGGTGACAAAAAAGGCATCAAGCGTTATGCGAGTGTGTTCATTCCCATGGATGAAGCGCTGGCCCAGGTGGTCATCGACATCAGCAACCGGCCGCATTTTGAATACCGGGCGGCTTATCCGTCACAGCAGGTAGGCAGCTTCTCTACGGAGCTGGTTCATGAGTTCCTCTGGAAATTCGCGCTGGAGGCCCGGATTACACTGCACGTGATAGTACACTACGGCTCCAATACTCATCATATGATTGAGGCGATATTCAAAGCGCTGGGACGGGCGCTGGACGAAGCAACGCAGATTGATCCGCGTGTGAAGGGTGTGCCATCTACGAAGGGAGTGCTGTAGCATGACCGTTGCTATCGTCGATTACGGCATGGGCAATCTGCACAGTGTCAGCAAGGCGGTGGAACGTCTCGGCTACGAGAGTCTTGTGACAGGCGATGCCGGGGAAATTCTTGCGGCAAGCAGTGTCATTCTGCCGGGCGTCGGTGCCTTTGGCGATGCGGTGGAACAGCTGCGGAGCAGCGGGCTCGATCTTGTGGTTAAGGAGGCCGCAGCCGGGGAACAGCCGGTGCTTGGCATTTGTCTGGGCATGCAGCTGCTGTTCAGCAGCAGCGTGGAACACGGCGAGCACGAAGGGCTGGACATCCTGCCGGGATCGGTGGTGCGGTTCGCGCCCCGTGACGGCTATAAGGTGCCGCATATGGGCTGGAACAAGCTGAGCTTCCGGCAGCCGCAGAGCCCGCTGCTTGAGGGACTGGAAGAGGGGCATGTGTATTTTGTCCATTCCTATCATGCAGTGGTTGGACAGGAGAACGATTTGCTTGCCGTAACCGATTACGGGCATCCGGTCACGGCGGTGGTCGGGCGGGACAATGTCTTCGGCATGCAGTTCCATCCGGAGAAGAGCGGAGAGCTTGGCATGAAGCTGCTGGGGAATTTTCTAAAGCTTAAGGGAGAGCGGGCGTAAGCCCGCTATAAATATATTGTAATGAAAGCGGGGAGTGCCACATGTCTTCTTTTATCGTGTATCCGGCGATTGATATCCGGGATGGAAAGTGTGTAAGACTGCAGCAGGGTGATTACGCTCAGGAAACGATCTATAATGACAGTCCGGTACAGGTCGCTAAATCATGGGAAGAGCAGGGAGGCCGGTTCATTCATCTCGTGGATCTGGACGGCGCGAAGGCCGGACATCCGGTCAATGATACCATCATCGGCGCCATTGCCAAAAACGCAGGTGTGCCCGTCCAGGTGGGCGGCGGACTCCGCAGTCTTGCTGATGTGGAGAAGCTGCTCGGTCTTGGAGTCAGCCGGGTTATTATCGGGACGGCGGCCATCAATGACCATGCCTTTACGGAGGCTGTGCTCGCCAAATATGGCGATAAGGTAGCTATCGGCATTGATGCCCGGAATGGCTACGTAGCTACGCATGGCTGGCTGAACACCTCCGAGGTGCGCGCCGAGGATCTGGCTAAGGAGCTGGCAGCTAAAGGTGCGGAGACGTTTATCTACACGGA carries:
- the gntK gene encoding gluconokinase, with the protein product MIGVDIGTTSTKAVLFEENGRIAAQSNQGYPLHQPSPSVAEQDPEQIMNAVTQTIAAVMRDSAVPAEAVLFVSFSSAMHSVIAVDNTGKPLTACITWADNRSAACAARLKNELGGHELYLRTGTPIHPMSPITKLMWLGEEQPELFRQAYKFISIKEYIFAKLFGEYVIDHSIASSTGMFNLEKLDWDEEALSIAGITRERLSSPVPTTHIMQGLLPGLAAELGLLSSTPFIVGASDGVLSNLGVGAIQPGVIAATIGTSGAIRTVVDRPLTDPKGRIFCYALTEKHWVIGGPVNNGGMLFRWVRDEFAASEVETAKRLGIDPYEVLTRIAEQVPPGSGGLLFHPYLTGERAPLWNPDARGSFFGLTMNHHKEHMIRSVLEGVIFNMYTVLLAMEERIGRPSKILATGGFARSALWRQMMADIFDQEVVVPESFESSCLGAVVLGLYAIRRIDSLDHVFGMIGSTHQHQPIQEHATVYKQLLPIYISVFRSLESQYEAIAGFQREQSGE
- a CDS encoding ATP phosphoribosyltransferase regulatory subunit, which encodes MSKPKGFEKPAGVRDYLPRAVTKLRKIENDVLHCMSRWGYQQMITPTLEYYDTVGVASSTSDQKLYKLLNNRGQALVLRSEMTAPVARVVSSLLKDEPLPLRLSYHANVFRAIEEEAGREAEFFQTGVELVGDDSPEADAEVVALAISSLQAAGVKSFKIAMGHVGFLDGLFQEAVAGLPEAQEELKSHLLNRDYVAFRETLRRLDLTEAQKRELDGLLRLRGGKEICGQALELSSHPLARTSIEHLCKVWEVLVSYGVSQHVLIDLTMIGDFSYYTGMTFEGYASELGFPVCSGGRYDNLLQQFGRPIPSTGFSLKTNRILDGVSGMPEEAELPVLIQYDALRRTEGLEEAARLRAQGRIVVTKLAAGPEELKTVKRLDTETVEADGEQYGEIYTFVSFVSEHG
- the hisG gene encoding ATP phosphoribosyltransferase, whose translation is MAQILKVAMPKGRIYNKAAELFRQAGLPIPPDGEESRKLVISLPEAGMEFILAKPVDVPTYVEYGVADIGIVGKDVLLEEERDVYELLDLGIARCRMSIIGLPNWQPGIQQRVATKYPNVASRYFREQGQQVEVVKLNGSIELAPLIGLADRIVDMVETGQTLKDNGLVEMKSIFEITSRLVANRVSYRMKNEQIQQLCDRLQAVIAEPGLQLK
- the hisD gene encoding histidinol dehydrogenase codes for the protein MKVQSSREFNLQREVEYGTPEQNKAVKQIVADIKQEGDAALLRYTERFDGAALTPAQLRVTAAELQAAYSRVEESFVTAIRAAAVNIRAFHARQKRSSWMDLQPDGTILGQIIRPLKRVGVYVPGGKAAYPSSVLMNVIPAQIAGVPEIVMVTPPSTGGKDGIDPYILVAAAEAGVSEVYRVGGAQAIAALAFGTESIAPVDKICGPGNIYVALAKREVYGAVDIDSIAGPSEIVVLADETAEPAYIAADLLSQAEHDEMASAILVTPSQSLGEAVAAEVERQLQELPREAIARASVENYGAIIVVDSIKEGISVVNRLAPEHLEIVVEYPMGLLGSIENAGAIFLGPYSSEPVGDYFAGPNHIIPTNGTARFSSPVDVDDFIKKSSLIYYSKEALLRDGATIIELARREGLEGHARAIEIRLENEAKGGEENGE
- the hisB gene encoding imidazoleglycerol-phosphate dehydratase HisB — translated: MENNNNEQAVRKAGLSRKTNETDITLSLAVDGSGIAELETDVPFLNHMLDLFAKHGQFDLSLEGRGDIDIDDHHTVEDIGICLGQALREALGDKKGIKRYASVFIPMDEALAQVVIDISNRPHFEYRAAYPSQQVGSFSTELVHEFLWKFALEARITLHVIVHYGSNTHHMIEAIFKALGRALDEATQIDPRVKGVPSTKGVL
- the hisH gene encoding imidazole glycerol phosphate synthase subunit HisH, translating into MTVAIVDYGMGNLHSVSKAVERLGYESLVTGDAGEILAASSVILPGVGAFGDAVEQLRSSGLDLVVKEAAAGEQPVLGICLGMQLLFSSSVEHGEHEGLDILPGSVVRFAPRDGYKVPHMGWNKLSFRQPQSPLLEGLEEGHVYFVHSYHAVVGQENDLLAVTDYGHPVTAVVGRDNVFGMQFHPEKSGELGMKLLGNFLKLKGERA